One part of the Thermodesulfovibrio sp. 3462-1 genome encodes these proteins:
- a CDS encoding phosphoglycerate kinase, producing the protein MLLQNLRFHPGETSNDEEFAKFLASLADIYVFEAFGTAHRKHASVVSLPKFLPSMIGFLTEKEINTINGLIEQAKKPFLFILGGKKISDKIRVFERLLDKAQIICIGGAMACTFFKALGYQVGKSFYEEDSLDVARAIMKKAEQRGCKLLLPQDVMVAKTISDNTETKYVSREEIPEDYQVVDIGPKTFEIYKKEINSANTILWNGPMGIYEIPKFSWGSKSIALTIGMSKAIKICGGGDTAEVLNSSNLISHFDHISTGGGAFLKFLEGSSLPALEAIS; encoded by the coding sequence CAATGATGAAGAGTTTGCAAAGTTTTTAGCTTCACTGGCAGATATATATGTTTTTGAAGCATTTGGAACTGCTCATAGAAAGCATGCCAGTGTAGTTTCTTTACCTAAATTTTTACCTTCAATGATTGGATTTTTAACTGAAAAGGAGATAAATACCATAAATGGATTAATAGAGCAAGCAAAAAAACCTTTTTTGTTTATTTTAGGAGGGAAAAAAATATCTGACAAAATAAGAGTTTTTGAAAGACTTCTTGACAAAGCTCAGATAATTTGTATTGGTGGAGCAATGGCTTGTACGTTTTTTAAAGCATTGGGATACCAGGTAGGAAAATCTTTTTATGAAGAAGACTCCTTAGATGTAGCAAGAGCAATAATGAAAAAAGCAGAACAGAGGGGATGCAAACTTCTGCTTCCACAGGATGTTATGGTTGCAAAAACAATCAGCGACAATACAGAAACAAAGTATGTTTCTCGAGAAGAAATTCCTGAAGACTATCAAGTAGTTGATATAGGTCCAAAAACATTTGAAATTTATAAAAAGGAAATAAACTCTGCAAATACAATTTTATGGAACGGACCTATGGGAATTTATGAAATTCCTAAATTTTCATGGGGATCAAAAAGTATAGCCTTAACAATTGGCATGTCTAAAGCAATAAAAATATGCGGAGGAGGAGACACTGCTGAAGTTTTAAATTCTTCAAATTTAATTTCCCATTTTGATCATATTTCAACTGGAGGTGGAGCTTTTTTAAAGTTTTTAGAGGGTTCTTCATTGCCTGCACTTGAAGCAATTTCTTGA